In Engraulis encrasicolus isolate BLACKSEA-1 chromosome 2, IST_EnEncr_1.0, whole genome shotgun sequence, the sequence ggtcgggggttgaaccgccaacctttgggctacaagtctgacgccctaaccgcttgcccatgactTCCCTTTGCAACTGTCGCAACTGTATGTCCCTCTGTTCCCCCTGTGTTACTATTTTGGCCAGTCTGTTGTGGGCCCACTATATTTAGTGTGGCAACACTTGGGGGGTGGATTACTGGCAAAAGGCTTGTTAGCTGATTGATGGGGTAATCATCTGAATGTCAAAAAACATAATTCACCTAAGCTTTAACTGCTGTGCCTGTCAGATTGTGAAACGTGTGACAATGTAACAAACAGGTGCAGTGTAATATTCTTCAATGATAATTGTCCACTCCATATCTTCCAGGTACAGGAAATGGTGAGCCAAAAATTTTCTGAAATCATAAAAAATCAGGACTCAACGCTTCAGAACCTGCAGAAGAAACTAAGCGAGAGTGATGCAATGATGGAAGACCGATTTAAACAGTTTAACGTAAGTGAATCTCTGTTCTTACATACGCTCTCATATGCAACATAGCTCTCACCTACCTCACAAATCTCCTCAGCCCGTACCAACCCACCTGCACCTAACCACTGTACCTCACGAATCTCCTCACCCCGTACTAACCCACCCGCACCTTACGCTCCACTGATTTACTCTTCCTTGCCACTTCCtccaccagtgatgggcaaaatggatttatTAGttgtaatccagtgccacatattccagacTTGGTTTACCtatcccaggggttcccaaactttaccatgagaaggccccccagatacctgtagattccagccaaggcccccctgtcATGGGCCATGACACGCTATTTTTTTCTGCGCACCCGATTTCGCATCTCTAAGTTGGTGCATTCCTTAACCCATATAAGTAGTCCTACTACAGAATGcataatagcctacattgcaAAGAAGATTGTTTCGCTTATTTTTGTTTACGTTGGCTTCTTGGCCTATTCAATTTATACAATTATTCGtgttattttgctatatttttcctgccaacctgccacgtcccctctggcatcccctcgcggcactttgaaaaccactgacctatCCAATTTAGCCacgtgattggctggttgaatggtcACCTGGTTGAGTTAAAAGACGTAAAagaaggtcatttggaatatgaggcactagattgtaactaatgaatctaatGCCCACAAAACTCTCCCGCTTGTACTCAATGCACCTCACGTTCCACCTTTAAAGCGAAGCTCAAAACCCACCTTTTCACCCATGCCTATTATAGTATCATAGTTGTTGttactgtgtttatttatttatttaaaaaatatatgtcatttacagtatgttattttttttctctatttcaatattatattttatttttctgCCTTGACTTCTGTGTACAGTGACCGTGGGTATTCTGAAAGGTGCTTAAAATAACTtgtgattttttattattattattattactgtctaTTTAGTCTTTAACTTGGTAATACAAGCATTCTAGGTAAGTATTCGAGACAGTTGTTGACTCTAATGTTGTTGGTATTTGTATGTTCAGGCTCATATCCagaaggtgaagagaagaggcgaTGCAGCCATTGCGTATATGAAGCACCTCAAGTCTCAAGGAACGATTCTCCCTGTGGGACAGGTTTGCTACTGCATGATTTCCTTCCTCTGCATTGAATGAAAGAAGCAAAGGACAGTACTCCTCTTTTTCTGTGTTTATTCGACcacaaaaacagaacaaatctgaagagtgctgtcctttgctacCTTCATTCAattatggtttatgtgggattcagcacccagttaagaactgagaaccattaggcgatagtgtgatcGTGTCTTCTTTAATTTTACTCCTCTGCATTCTCATTTCTTTTGGCATTAGCAGTGCAGCCAAGTCTGCAAAATATTTTCCTATTTTTTGCCTAGGAATATGGAAAAAAGGCTTGTTTGACATTAACCAGATTTCTATTCAATATCGTTATTTACATTTTAGTAATTAGTATTAAATGAAGTAATATAagcccattcattaatttcccCTCTGGTTGTGTAACgatcaaaaatgaccgttttgagaCTTCATTCTtcaataacttctctatttttcatcattcaCAAATGAGACTTCTTGATATCCTTcagaatatgaaatatgaaataatgaaatataatgaaattgcAGAAGACTTGTGGAAGATACAcaaacttgttacattcatggtgtttcggtcaaaaatgaccggaccattaatttacatctcccaaagttatttATAGAGACACTGACCTTGAATATACATTCAAAACTGAAgtagcaaacatacacacacccatacacacacacacacatacatcacatacacaccATAATTATGGAATTTCTGGAAACCCAGAAATGTTTTTTAGCGAAGGGGACTAGAGTGGCCCTGCCAGGGCTGAAATCCGGCCTTCCGGGTACCAAATTGGGGCTCTGACTgccacaccaaagagccagactcgtTGGCGTGGCAgttagaacacacccacaaccctagtgatggtcactccatcaaaCTGCCTTCCCCTTTGGGAGGTGCACCCATGTgcatcacacactcatggtgtccctcacgcaactgcccatgaAGCTTCGCCCATCCAGTGCGCCCCcttatttatgcctcacccatcgATGGGGTCCCttgcaccggggtcaccaattctggaggtccctcacatggaattatgtCTCACatacaatgggtacgcttccgatggcctcacggtaaccatcctacttctgacaccatttgtagcggaGGAGAGTGGAGTTGCCCTGGCAGGACTCTTGGCCTTCCGGGTAGTAAACTGAGGCTCTGACCGCTAggagagccaggcttgttggcttgacagtcagaacacacccacaaacctAGTGATAGTCCCTCCATCACTGTTTTTGACATTAATATTTGTATGTAAGCAATGTATAGTCTTCAAATTGCAAGATGCTTACTTCCTTATATCGCTCCCTTCCCTTATACCTATACCTTATACCTATTCCCTTATACTTCCCTTATACCTATGTCAGGCTCTTTGCACTATTAGCATGAATTGACATAATTACTTTTATGGTCTGTttaacagcactccaaccaatTAGATCCTGTAGAGTTGATAAAGGCACTGCTGCTATAGTAATATCCATATGCTGTTTGtcaggacacatcatcagtgatgattCATGGTGTCGCTGGGTGTTTGGGGTCTTTCAacagctgaactgaactgacaggAGCCACTCTACTTGTCTGAGTAGAGGGTAAGGTGAACAGTTGGTGTGCAGGGAGCAGAATATCCTGGAAGGAAcaggctttagcatagctttcagggcAAGAGTTGTTATAATGCTGTTTCAACATGAGAAGGTTATTTTTGTTGTATATCAAAGTTAATGTTCCACAGCTACAAGAGCATTTTACTGTGTTATTACAACTACAACATCAGCATGTCTATGATGAGATGTGAAGTTTATTGTTGTCAATGATGTTAGAAATATTAAGAATTAACCATTTTAGTCAATGTATTATTGCATTTTTTGTGTAAGCAGagaattttgaccgttaacaccatgaacgtaaccatgtttctaacacaaccagagggtaaTTTAAGACGTTCAATCTCAAGAACACTAGTGTGTATTTCTCCGTGTGTACACAATCTCTAAATGGCTGCTGAAGGCCTTGTTGATCAGGGGAATTGCTTCAAATAGACATGATGTAGTGACTGGATATTTGTTGCCTGAAAAAAAAGCATTGTTATGTAGTGTGCTTGTGAATTTTCTTGCAGTCGGTCATGCCGGTGCTTGGCTAACATCGCTTGGCTAATATTGCTTGCCAGTGCACTGATTCACATTGTGTATTTCTTTATTAACTCCAATATTACAACCAATCAGCTTATTGGTGACATTCTTTTCCCCCAAAACACTTGACTGACATCTCACCAACTGCAAGAATCCGATGCTGTCCTACACAATGTGCTATTGAGcagaatttttgtttttttttccttcattgccAATAGAGAACTTAGAGGCAATCACaaccacataaacaaacatatcacacccaaacaaacaaataatactaAAACAATCATATgcataaaaacatatatataaaagaaaagaaaattaaataaaaaatacattaaaataacaataataataatggacacattgaaatgaaaataaggggggggggtcaccttGATTGCTAGCTTAACTTATGTTATGAGCAGAATATATCTtaacacgcaagcacaaacaccaACATGTGATGCGGTATGTTGTTGACTTTGTGATGTGTCTGTTTGCTTTTCCATGTCTGTATGGCGTCTGTCTCGTGGCCCTGTAATGCTGCTCAGAGTGCTGCCGGCGGTGCTGTCACCAACTCCAGGTACCTGTCTGTCTGGCACATCTACTTGTTTGAAGCTTTGTGATTGAAGCCCACAGTAGAGGTCTCTGGGGATTTGTGTCTTTTAGGAACAGTAGACACTATAGGCAGGCTGTTGACAAGGATTGGGAATCAGGCCTACCCTAGCATGAGTGGAAGAATGATTATGCTATATGCTAATCTGTCCGTCTATCTGGCTGTCATTTGTTTTATCTGCTGAAAAAAGCCATACTAAATTATGCCCGTCAATAGGATTTGCTAAGTGTAATATTCGTGTATTTGTAAAGCAGTCTCTGTTGAGTGGTGGATACAGCAAATACAGTTCGTAAAATATATCTTAATGATCCACCATCACTCGTCCATTTCCATGTTAAATCCATAGAccacacattacagtacattgcatctCATATTCTTTCATGTGACCATGGTGGAGGAAAGTGGATGCGGTGTTCTGCTAAATTCTTCATCCTATTTAGTCAGGAGTTAAAATTCTACATGTTGTGCATGCCAAAAGACGCCCTCTAGTGGCGACCTGTGATGCATGCAGTCTGCATGAGGATTGCTCCTGCTAGCAAAGATGAAAAAATGGAAACACTTTGGCACTGTCTCCTCCTGTAGTCATTGGCAAATGGAATTTGCAATGCCCCATCACACACAAATTGGGATTTTTGAGGCATTAATTGTTGTTAGGTTTCTGGCCTTCAAATGCGGCGCATTGAGATTGTGTGAAATTCATTTCTGAATATTTCTCCCACACAGGATCAGCTGGGAAGGCAGGGATTCTCCAGGTTGGTTTTTCTCCGCCGTCATGACTCATTGTACATTGTACCCGAAAACTAAATTATCCTCTCTAAAAGTCAACTCGAATCATATTAGGTGACCTTTGTCATTTCCAAGCATGAAAAAAAGCCTTGCTTGTAAACTACTGTCATTTTGTGTTGCCCTGTTGTACTATAGGCGTCTCCAGTGAATCTGAAAGCCGAAGACAGCCTGTGGAGGGCTTCTGGCAGGCCCGGGTAAGGCAACAGAAATGTACTCGCGCAACAACAGGACCACAAGTGAAATGTTAATAAACTGcatggcttgacattggcaccggCCCAGTGCAGGCTTTGACTAGTAATAATTTCAAGATCAGCTACCACTTTGGTAAGTGGCTTATTTTGACACATCAGAGTGGACAATATTCTGTTATTTGCTGATTGTGCAtcacatgtttgtttttttatggtcAAGAAAATGGAGTTTCTGTTTGTTAGTACTGATCTTCTCATCTTCTGAGCTTATATGTGTTGAACTTGTCACTAAAGAAAGACACTGACAAATATATGGTAGCTTATTTGCATGATTGCATAAGTATGTAGTAGCCTAAGATGTTCAGAAGGTGACTTCATACTATTGTATTAAGGTGATCAAACAAGTGTCTTCCAGTGGCGATTTTATTTCTTGCTGTTTGATAAAATTCTgaaacttgcgtgtgtgtgtgcatgtaattcTGTGGTTGATTTATGTTTGCTTTGTTGCTGAGTGTAAATGTCCTTAGAATACATGGCAGCAGcagtcattttgtttttgttctgtgtTTCTTATCAGAAAGCCAAAATTCAAACGGTGGACCTCACATCAGAGGAAATGTGTGGTATGTTCATGGAACCTTTTGTCATTTGttaagtctttgtgtgtgtggtttctttgTCTGCTTTCGCTTTTTTTCTAGACTTGCATAAGAAGTACTGAGTGCATGaacagtaatagtaatagtagtaataataaacaaaaagatACAATCCACAGTGAGAACACCTATAATGGTGCTGACATTAGGAACAAATTGGACCATTGGACATCTTtgacttttgtgcctttatttaggATGGGATAATGAGATTGTGACAGAAAAAGAGTGgacagagaaatggggaaggatagGGAAATGAGTCAGACGTGAGCCCAGGTCCCTGAATTTAAGGTATGGCCCCTTAGCCCACCGAGCCACGATACCCCTGGATATGCGATGAACATTCTCTGACAAAGCCTTTGTTATTCAGTGGGTGAAGTGGGGAGTTTTTGAGATTGTGCAAGGGTGGAAaaaaatattattactattattaggtaGAACATGGCACTAGAGTGGTTGCTGCAATCCTGGCAGTCAGTATTTGGAGGTAGATCTGTGCAGTGTAAATGAATGAAGAAGGGGTCACCTCTGGCAAAAAAtagcttaataatgtgaaaacttccatcgacacacacatgcatacaaggaCGATAGTTGAAATATGCGACTGAATATCTACCTAATTTATATGaaatgattttttaaatgtattttatcgattcATATCATCTAAGTAGCCTGGCATTTAAAATCTGGTCCTTGATcaatgtgtcacttcatattcacacagttttaggccatttgttttgacagaggtgggtgtGACTGTTCTTCTAGTGCTGTGTGTTCTATCTCCATGGATATTAGTTTCAAGCTTTGGGTATTCCCTGTCCGATACCAGCTCCAGTGTTTACGACTAAAAGGTGAAAATCGGTCAGCTTCGGAATGCAACAGGCGCAGGATCAGTCTTCAATAACCACACTCGCTCAACATGATATTTTAATGTTTCAGTTTTCGTTATGTTTGCCGTAGTGTTCCTTAAAAAATGTCCCATTCTGTCCTCACTGCAGAGTTTCCAGAATCAAACAGGAAGACTGTTAAAACGCAGCCAGATAGCTCGATTTCTTTGGTAAGTCATTGGCCTacatcagtgatgcgcgggctgacccgaaagcagcgggcgcttgcaattaactgcggtcgaccgcaggcacgggttatgaaatattatttttaatgaaattcgggtcgggtgcggtcggtcaggacctttgaaatgatgccgaattttaaagtaggctataggcgaaccaataggctatagtttactttagcagacagggacatttttttgcgaaatagatcaaagtttatatggctgaataactacgatggtgccacgcgctctgcaggagacttaatgaggctcctgcgtcggccgaatatcttctgcgcgcaactggtgcagcaggtgcaaccattgagtgcattttgaagaacacagagggtgctctctaaacagtgcagtgatggatatagcctacatattttcttatacaattgtaatggttttgcactcatgtgttgcttacagagtttgttttcatttcctgtgtcgtaccatgactacgaggcaatccacttgacggctggctccgtctgctcaccattttcacagattaattttctccatgtaggctatccaaacgacgatgttaccgaaataaacaggtgacagtcggcagtcctcattgcatggcctcggttcaaaaatccaacatgtcctgttgaaatgcacagctgtcttgttcttgacgcaaattccttttttaagacctttattgacgtgattgtgctttgccaatgacgctagggtgttcataaagacgcacggctactattttcaaaggcgggtcggcaagcgggccgggtcaatatttttcatgaatatttcttgcgggcagggcaagcgggcggactagggaaaaaagcggtcgggtgtgtcttgttttttcgtcgacccgcgcatcactggcctACATATATACAGCCAATTTGACAGACTTAGGCTTTTGTTATGATATTCACCCTGTTTTTCGTTTTCTAGAGTccagaaaaatgtaacatttcttCTCCACAACCCATAAAACTGCCAGCAACTTATGGTAAGTGGCAGACTTCAGATATCAACTTGGGCGGCTGACGCACCtttatactgtatttaaaatGTTGACGGCAATGTCCATTTTTTTTACAGATTCCTCTCAACACGTTACTACACCATCTTCTCCTCGcacatcctctcctctacctATTGTGAAGGTAATCTATTTTACACAGATAGTGTTGTAGACCTCAAAGGAGTAAAGGGGGGTcccgaggcaacactgctatttaatttttatttttccacACGCACTGACACGTTTCGACTCGCACAGGAGTCTTTTTCAAGGTGTAAAAGTGTTGTAGCCCTTTTTGCGACTGTGAAGATTTTCATTCCGTTAGTTATGTCATCTTGGTAAAGAGTTAAGCAGTAGCTTGAAGATATTTCCTTTCTTCCACTGATGACATATCTTCAGGTGTAATGAGACAATCTGTTATTGGAAGAAACTAATCTTCAAGCTACAAAAGAAGTCTAACTTGTGTTGAAAGAAGTGTGATGTTTTTTGTCTCTAACTTTTGTATCTGTTACATTTTTCAGCAAGAGCCACAACTGCCTGCTGTAGCCAAAAAGATAAAGACTGAAGAGGCATCATATGGTAATCATCTGTCTCTGTGGTGTTGCATTGAATTCTTAAGCTGATGTGAAGATTTGTCATCAATATCTTTACTCAGGTCCACATCAACTATTCAATATTCTAAGATATACAAATTAATGGGAGCATTTTGAGTAATGGATGCTTTCGAACCAATTTATGAAGGGTTctaatttttcatgaatatggaAAATGGTGTAAAAGAGCTATCAAAACTATCCAGCGCAAAAGATAATTTTAAATGAAAATGGACCAAACCATGGCCTAATGGATCAcagggcatgtactgtatgtatgcacattTTCTGTGCGTTTTTGAATAATTATTGAATTTGGCTCACAATCTCATcctagattttgattttggcccactgtgaatttgagtttgacacaccCTGGTCTAGGGTTTAGTTTGCACCTTCGACCCCATGCCCCAAGGGCaaataagaaaaaaaggaaagcttGGAAAGCAATGTCAGTTTCACCCATGACACCAAAAAACAGAGGCCATATTTTACTTAACTGATTCaccctcactcttctctctcccaaCAGAACCAGACTACCAGACTCCTCCCCCTTCTGTGAAGGTAGTCTATTGCTAACCCTTTTGCTATTACTATTGCATCATTGTAGAGGTGCCTCTAAACTCAGACGTTTTACCTacctgtgtttttttatttgtaggAGGAGCCACATTCTCCGAAGGCCATTATTGCAGCGATAAAAAAGGAGGAGACGCCACAGGTGAGGCGTCTTTTTAattatctttatttattttttgtttatttccagccTTAACATCTTTattatgagggagagggagagactttttttgttgttcatgTCATGTGAAGGATGAACCCCATTCTTTAATTATAAGTAGTAGCGTTATATAATTGTACTTTAAAGAACCCCCTAGTGAAATACTACGTGCGGTTGGCAGGGACCAATTTGGAGTGGTCACATATTGCATATTGAATGTGTAATGCAACTGTGGCATACAGTAAGACTTCAAATCCGATCTTCACCTTCCTACTTCCCCCACAGGATGACTGGAGGACGAAACTCCAGAGCTGTTTGCCAGACACGCCCTTTCCAGCATCCTTACCGTTTGACGCCACCACAAAGAATGTTCCCCAGAAACCCCTTCTGGTGGTGCGCTACCTTGATACCAAGGACAAGCATGGCATCTTTGCCAAGGTGGATGTGGAGCAAGTGGACCGCTACGGGGCCGAGATGGACTGCTACCACGTCTATGGTGCCCAGGAGGCCCTCGATGGCACAATCTCCCGTTGGCAGCTCGTCGGGAATGTGAAGGCGACTCCCCTGCCCATATATTTCCAGTTATCCATGAGCGACAGCAACCAGCGCCTCTTCTTCACAATTGTTGGCAAAGACAAATATGGCCGATATGGACCATACAGTGAAATTCAATTCATCTGCAAGCCTACAACCTGAACATTTTAATTTCAGTGTgctatgtaatttaaaaaaaacaaaatcctcGATTCCTTTTAAGTTCTTCAGTTTTTCACTTTCTGAggttgtttcttcttttttcactttctgAGGTCATTTCATTTGCAGTGTTTTTCATGCAAAGAAATTGTATATGATTAATAAAAATTATGAATGAACCATCCCATATGAAAGTTATTACTTTGTGTCCAAATTGTTGAGGTGCTGTACCAGATGATGTAGACAGGTTTCTGAAAGGGCACAAAAtgactgtagcctatataaaaaataaaataaaaaaaaagacgcagcacagtacagtttaatgtaaaatgcattttaatgAGGACCACAAAAACAACATACTGAGCCCTGGCCGGGGACCTGTCTCGTTAGAGATGCAAAGCGGTTGAGCATGAGAGAAGATAAAAAgccaggagagaggaagaagctgCCTGCTGTGATCTCATCCAATTACAAAAATCTGGAGGGCAAGTCCTCCATAAAACATCTCCATGTCTTATACAACCGGGGGAATTTGGTTTCAagcttttttggagaagtaataCTTCATTGCAAAATATGAACAGCAacaaaatggatatacagtacTACACAATAAATATAGTCCTTCAAAACAAAAAAGCACTCCTAGTCACGCAAAATATGATGCGATTTGGGATCTCACACACTGGTTAGTCTCAGGTTTTGatctggtaggcctactaagACAGTTCTCACCTCTGACTCAATTATCTAATTACAATAGTACATTGGAAGTAACAGTCACCAAATGTTTAAATCATGGCTTCAAAACATAATGTGATCTTGCTGAAGCATTTAAAGCTAAAATTAAGGAAAATACAAGAAAACATGCAATACCATCCCAAACTATGGATAAAATGCTACTAATTCACAACAACAGGCACAATTATGCAGCTTTCCCCCCTAACAGTCAACAATTTACTGTTTCAAGTATAAAGAGCCCTGCCCAAAAAAACAAACCTTTTTGAGTGTTTATTTCCTTCTTTGACTTCAATCTCTCATTCATCTGTAATGGTCATTTATGCAGTAGAGCATGAAGACCATATCTTGGAAAGGAGCAGAGTTCTTATTGAATGCAAGTGGACCGTGAACTGTGTGTAAGAATGAACTGTATAGTGGTCTTGTGACTATCCACCTGGTGCATCTTTGTTTTCAAGTTTGCAAATTCAGTCCCCGGGTTAAAAgctctaaaaaaaaaatatatatcacagCATTGCATATTTTCACGGATTGGAtccaacatttgttttttttgtttttatattttattgaCAAAAGGGTTAATATTCTACATGTCATACCATTCTACTATTGGGAAAACAACAAAGATTCCAGTATGCTACACTTAAGACAATTTCTTCTGATTTTCTTATATTTCTGTCAGCTTGTATTCAAAACTACACATAAAAATAAGAATAtttacaagaaaaacaaaacaaaaacaaacaaacccaagGCAAGAGCTTCTTTTTGCCAATGGGGTAAGTTGAGGTGATAAGTTCTGTCTATTTGCGCTTCCTCAAAACTAGGTACATGAGCCCGCTGATCAAAGTCATAGGGAAGGCAATCCAAGCTAAGACGAAGGTGTAGCCATAGCCTCCCGCCTGCAGGTTCTGGCCTTGGAAGGAGGCATGCTGCGCAGTGTACACAGAGGCACCAATCATCACACAGAGAGCTGCAGTGAGAGACGGGAAGGGAACAAAAGAGAGCAAGCCATTAGTGTTGATGCATAATCATCATTTTCAACaaatgggttttttttattaggtgtattattattttataacaTTTAACCTCATCTCAGGTTCTGAATCGTTTTTTCTCCTCTCAAGATGCTGGCATACGAGGATTCAGAATCACAAACTTGATTAttaccataattccatcaataatgttaaactttcatggaTTAGGCCTATAGattcattgcccacattttgaacaaCCGGTATTCCAGTAATTAATAATTTGTTTATTCTTAAATATTTCGGCCTTCCAGCTCAACAAATCCATGACTTGAGGTGTTGGCAAAATTTTAATATTATAatgaaatcaccattttcttcagaaaaaaagaaagaagttcAGCCCGTTGCCCTTTATTTCAATAGGACAGTGTAgtaatgacaggaagcaagttgggagagagagacagggaagggctggcaaaagaCCTGGCAAAGAtattcctaaccaagtattgaactaAACATTGACATGTCATttaggaagtaggcctaccaaattTCTGTTTTGATGTGACctgaacttttttctttttttctgaggaaaatgaagaaaataaatcaacttCTTCATGAACTTCTATTCTTTTTGACCAGGAGCTGTACAAATTATATTTCTCAATTTTTTCCATTGTCATTGCTTTTTTTGACATTGAAATCTTTTATGGTTTGAAAGACTTTTCTACCCTCCTGAGAATAGAATGTCACACTCAGTCAAGAATTTTAATGGTGATTCCAAACGTGTCCCCAAAACATTAGTGTAATAaagtgaggtcaagggggggcgttgggaggcttatgaggaggtgaaggggggcgttgggagacttatgagGATGgtgcgtttgttaaaaaaaaaaaaaaagttgtgaacAGCTGGTGTAATGTAGTATTCGACTTGGCCATTTAACTCACATGACATCAGCTGGATGATGGCGGTGAAGACGAAGCGCTCTCCCTGCTTCAGACGGAAGAGCTGCAGGATGAAGACGAAGAAGCCCACGCAGCACAGGATGGTGGACAGGATCATGGTAGCCTGTACAGCCTGGAGGTAGCCTGTTGGAgaaggagtgcgttttaatatgtgaccttgcctcctccacttgcttctcgtcatgatgacatcactgacaacagcattatatttcaatatcttgcaaaagctcaattgtaaagtctttttctcatttgcaatggggatggtgaatgaaaaacagtccctcaaaagttgttgtggcgagactgacagctgggaaactttatcgttttctccacggaggaggggccaggaggcgggacgaggagacaagcacaagtggaggaggcaaggtcacatattgggatgcacccgagGAGTAGAGAGGAAAAGAGCAGGGCTTgaccagagatcttatagagagagatactacatcattctagttcttttccggtatccatgtgatgtcgagtgaacgcccctttaggagtccTTTGGTTATCAGACCTtcggagtccccttagcgctatagatggcggtagcacacttcttgtgcaaacacctcaaaa encodes:
- the atf7ip2 gene encoding activating transcription factor 7-interacting protein 2 isoform X2, producing MKRKRADGPQLPPIPRGLSEAQVQEMVSQKFSEIIKNQDSTLQNLQKKLSESDAMMEDRFKQFNAHIQKVKRRGDAAIAYMKHLKSQGTILPVGQSAAGGAVTNSRISWEGRDSPGVSSESESRRQPVEGFWQARKAKIQTVDLTSEEMCEFPESNRKTVKTQPDSSISLSPEKCNISSPQPIKLPATYDSSQHVTTPSSPRTSSPLPIVKQEPQLPAVAKKIKTEEASYEPDYQTPPPSVKEEPHSPKAIIAAIKKEETPQDDWRTKLQSCLPDTPFPASLPFDATTKNVPQKPLLVVRYLDTKDKHGIFAKVDVEQVDRYGAEMDCYHVYGAQEALDGTISRWQLVGNVKATPLPIYFQLSMSDSNQRLFFTIVGKDKYGRYGPYSEIQFICKPTT
- the emp2 gene encoding epithelial membrane protein 2 — encoded protein: MLVILAFIILFHIVSAILLFIATIKNAWWVVAADPNSIYADLWYVCNNTVCGPIPNSASSDAGYLQAVQATMILSTILCCVGFFVFILQLFRLKQGERFVFTAIIQLMSSLCVMIGASVYTAQHASFQGQNLQAGGYGYTFVLAWIAFPMTLISGLMYLVLRKRK
- the atf7ip2 gene encoding activating transcription factor 7-interacting protein 2 isoform X3, with amino-acid sequence MSAMKRKRADGPQLPPIPRGLSEAQVQEMVSQKFSEIIKNQDSTLQNLQKKLSESDAMMEDRFKQFNAHIQKVKRRGDAAIAYMKHLKSQGTILPSAAGGAVTNSRISWEGRDSPGVSSESESRRQPVEGFWQARKAKIQTVDLTSEEMCEFPESNRKTVKTQPDSSISLSPEKCNISSPQPIKLPATYDSSQHVTTPSSPRTSSPLPIVKQEPQLPAVAKKIKTEEASYEPDYQTPPPSVKEEPHSPKAIIAAIKKEETPQDDWRTKLQSCLPDTPFPASLPFDATTKNVPQKPLLVVRYLDTKDKHGIFAKVDVEQVDRYGAEMDCYHVYGAQEALDGTISRWQLVGNVKATPLPIYFQLSMSDSNQRLFFTIVGKDKYGRYGPYSEIQFICKPTT
- the atf7ip2 gene encoding activating transcription factor 7-interacting protein 2 isoform X1; the protein is MSAMKRKRADGPQLPPIPRGLSEAQVQEMVSQKFSEIIKNQDSTLQNLQKKLSESDAMMEDRFKQFNAHIQKVKRRGDAAIAYMKHLKSQGTILPVGQSAAGGAVTNSRISWEGRDSPGVSSESESRRQPVEGFWQARKAKIQTVDLTSEEMCEFPESNRKTVKTQPDSSISLSPEKCNISSPQPIKLPATYDSSQHVTTPSSPRTSSPLPIVKQEPQLPAVAKKIKTEEASYEPDYQTPPPSVKEEPHSPKAIIAAIKKEETPQDDWRTKLQSCLPDTPFPASLPFDATTKNVPQKPLLVVRYLDTKDKHGIFAKVDVEQVDRYGAEMDCYHVYGAQEALDGTISRWQLVGNVKATPLPIYFQLSMSDSNQRLFFTIVGKDKYGRYGPYSEIQFICKPTT